The region AACAAGGTCTCCCTGGCCTGGCAGACGAGTACATTCACCGCCCAGGAATGCGGCTTCTGCTGCTCCGCACCCCAGGGCAGAGGCTCGCCAGCCGGGACAAGGAACGGACCCAGACCGATCTCCCCAACAAAAACACCACCCCATGCTTAAGGTCGCTCCGGGCTCCTGCTGCACAGCGGTCTCCAGCGAGGAGCCGGATGCACGAGCTTTTCCTCCGGAGAGGTCCCCAAAACGTCACGTTAGACGTGCTGCGGGTATTCAGGGTCTGTGCTGTCGCGggagggctggagctggggagaGGCCGGGCGTGTGTCCTCGCGCCGGTACccccatggcaggagccagcagagctgctgccgccTCGCGAGCGGCTTCCCAGGAGCGCAGTGCGCTGACCCCATCTACGGGCGAGGCTCCTTCAGGCACAGCCCAACACACAAGACATCCCAAATCGCGGCCGAGTGACACCGTCACCCACACCCCGAGCGCGCTGCCTCCAAATGCTCCGTGTAAATGTAAAGGGAAAGGGTTTAACCCCATCCTGGAGCACAAGTAGCTCAACCGGATTTCTGCGCCGGGGTTTGATGTTGCTGAGGAAGCTGCTACAGCACCAGGTGCACATCCAAAACTGGCTGAGGACTGAACTACGAGTCAGCTCACAAAACGCCAGAGGACACGTGGTGCCAGCACGGGTAGTGTCACCCGGTCCCACCTCGCGCGGAGCCGGTGGTGGCCCTACGCTGCCAAGGACTCCCGGAGCAGGGCCTGGAGCTTGTCCTCTGAGGGGCCTCCTGGAGCAAATGTCACCCTGCAACTCTCCTTTCATCCAGCCTTCATGTTTGggtgaggttaaaaaaaatgaacccaAACCACCACCCACCACCGCAAATCCTCCTCACCTCCACCCACTCTTGCTAAAAACAGCCAGTGAAGAGGACAACCATCTCAAGGagagctcctcctcctcctcctcctcctcctcagcagagaAAAAGATATTGGTGAATTCCCTCTAACGTCCCAGGAGCGGACCCGGACGCGGCTCTGGGGGGGCCCGGCTTACCATGGTGCTCACGAGGAGCTCGGCGCAGTCGGGAACGTCGACGGCCGGCGCCCTGAGCAACGCGCTTTCTCTCGCCGCGTCGCCTTCGAAGCTCCTGGCCGTCCTGAACGGTACTTCATCCAGGTAGCTCATCGCTGCCGCTTGGTATTTGGCTGAGGAAGGGATAGaatgaaaatatgaaaggaaGCACCGGAGCCTGGCTGAACCGGCAAGGGAGCGGCGTTGCGCTGGCCTAACCCCAGCCGAGGTGGgcgagaggagaggaagaggacgtGTTTCAAGCGAAAGAAAGGGAGTTTTTCGCACACGGCCCATCAGCGGGAGGCACCACCCTGGCAGCCTGGCGAAGAGCAGGTGGTGCATCATGCCCAGGCTTGCAAAGTCTTAATTACTAATAGATATCAGGAAGATTTAAGAACTATCTGAGCTAACCTTTGCTGTGCCGAGCTTGAGTCAACAGGGTCTGAGCAAGCTTAGAGCTTCGCTTGGCAAAGATCTGGGGCAGTTTTCTCCTCCACTTCTCCCTCCAGTCCTCTGAACCAGCCCGCTGTTTCCCAGACACTCGTCCTCCCTCATTCCTACCCGTCCCAGGCGAGGCCTTTTCCCCGGACACCGCAGCGGCTTCCCGAGGAAGCCGGGACACAAGGAAGCTGCAGCTGCACTTCGGCTCATCTTCCACCAGCACCGGGGCGAACGATTACCGTTGCAACCCAGATGTGGCCCAGTCCGAGTTCACatgaattattttcataaatgCAGAACCACAGAAGAACCTACACTTCATTCTtgcctatttttattttacatttttacttcAGCAACTTTTTCAGAGATTCATTTTGGCGCATCAGGCAAGCCACGGTGTTAGAGGGATGTTGAACGAGCCACTTTGAGGCCAGATGAGCTTTTGAGAACCACCTAGTCATTTGAAGCGTGCTGATGTTTTTTAGATTAGGAATGGCAGCGGAGAGAAAAATTTGTGGAAACAGTGGCATGGAAAATATTACTGCAATAATGTAGCCATCAGTTCTGTACCAATGACTCaatttagtaaaaaataaaaaataagccaCTACTTGTTGCATGAAGTCCCGAGTCCCCCGCTTCCCAGTGATGACAGCACGCAGAATAGTTTCCTTTACACAATGTCGACTGGCAAAACCTGACGGTAAGTCTTCCAACAAGTTCTGGAATCTAAAGTCTGtgcctattttaaaaaatttccaaAGCAGCAGTCCTCAACAGTCTTTCTGAAGACATAAGAAGTAAATATTTGGCGTTACATCGGTATCCACAGAAGCGctcttcctatttttttcttttaaaaagaaatggctCCTATGCTAGCGAGGATAAACACTCcaaaaaagaaaggcagcagaaTGTATACAAAGGACAAAAAGCTGCCCATTAGGCTAATCTGAAAATACGGATCTAAAAGGGGAAACTGCGTTTGAGGCAGGCCATTCCTCGCATTCGGAAGGAACGCGACCGGCGGCTTCCAGGCTGCAAACCCACAGGGCCACGCACGGCCGCTCCGTGCAACCCGGCTGCTCTTCTCAAGTTCACCAAAGAGGTGTCACCCAGCTGCTCACGCCACGATCACTTAATACCCAAGGCTGTAGCGCAGCCAAAGGGACGATAACCCGCTTTGCTAGTCCCGCACGTGTACCTCCGTTAATACGCGACATACGCAACGTGTCCGAGTCCTGCCCGGGCCATCTGCTTGCAAACATAAGAGGGCTCAGCCTAAGTCACAAGCCACGTCAGCCCTGAGCAAGAAAAGGCGTGAAAACACCTGCAATTGAGGGCACGCTCCCCCCGGTCTCCCTGGGTCCCGCAGGGGAAAGAGCCCCTTCGTGGAGTTCAGGGTATCAAGTGACTAACACCCCTGAGCAGCTGTGCAGCATCTATCATCGACAACGGCCATCAGGTGCAAACGAAAGCAGCAGCTTGTTGTCCGTCCCCTTGCTTTTAAATGTGACTTTAAGGGACGAAGACAGGTAGTATAGTGAATATATCCACAGCCACTGTGAAGCAAATACAAATTTTGGTGTTGACAGATCTGAAACCCGCATTATACTAAAGTTTCCAGAAGACACAGGCTTGTTTACAGACAGAAAGCCCTGCTTTCTTTAGAGTCCAACGTCAACAGAGTTAAACCCACATCAAAGTCCAGCTGTCCTCATACAGAATCAGAATAACCCATACCTCAGTAATTCCAGCTGCCGCTTAGTTATTGCACTGCATTGTCGTACTGTATTTCATTGTACAAACATTGTGGTTAAAAAAAGGCTCCCACAAACATTCATTCCCAAAACAGctatttagggggaaaaaaaatggggtGAGGAGTCATGACTATGGTAATGCTATTAGGTGAGAATAAAAGGGGGTCACTGGTAAACCCACCAAAAAGCAACTTCTGCAAGCTTTCTGACTTCACCTGCTCAGTCACTGTTTCACACCAGCCCTAACTTCACTTTAAAGATACAGGTTGACAGACACACAAATACACATCAGGAAAAAGGTGTGCCTTACAAGCATAAAAACCTAAATTACACCGGGCCAAGTGAAGGGAGAGGATGCAAATGAGTCTTGGAAACTCCTATCGACCCCTTCTTGTCTTTTGGGTTACAGTACTTTTTAAAACTTACAATAGTAGGAAGTATCTTAGTATACTTGGACAAATTCAACTGTTAAGATAAATATTAAATTAGAATACAAGTTATTAAAGAATCAGTACACTATCTCACATATTTTTTCAGCTGCAATTTTAAACATTCCTCTTTCATCTCTGGCTTCAACATCTtactaaaaatgtaaaacattttaatgcaaaAGTCATTAGACAACAGCAAATATTTAGAATAAACCATATGTGAGCTAAATTTAGCTAAAGCCAAATTCACATCATCAGCTGGCGTTTTCAAGTCTTACTTTTATTAACAATACAAGGTTATCCTTACCTTCAGATGCTGTCGTGTACCTTTTCTCacatggcagagcagtgctgctcTTGCAGGGGCTGCTTAGCCACTGCTTAGTTAAGTTCTTGCACAGTCAGACAAGCATCTGACTTACGTTTCTGCACTTTTAAGATTATAGTAGCTTAAGTAGTTAGCCTGTCTCACCAGACGTGCTGATGTGATAAGCAGCCTAGCTATTTAAGCAGGGCATCCTCTGGTCACCAAGCTTCCTGCAGCAAAAGTGCtgtttctgcaggtttttttgCACTATTTGAACTTTTGCTATTCATCAGGTAAGAGCTGATCTAGTCATCAATGTCTTAGGGTACCAAAAAGCTAAAGAGTTGCAATAGGAATGGGAAGAATGTGCACACAGGCAAACCAGAACCCCTATCTTCAAATACTTCACAGTAAGTTGTATTTTGTGGTGCTTATAGGCAGGCAATGCGACACGGGAGCAAGAACTGCGCGCTTCTGCATTCTCACACAAACTCTAATTATTTCAGAAATTACTAGTAAGTGTGCTAAGAGAAACCAATGCAAAGGTTCGGCCAAAAAACTATGAGCATTACATCCAAAGCCCAAGTTAAAGGTGTTGAACTGGTGAGCTCAGACCAGGCAATCATGTGCTGCCTCTCCAGCGAGTTACACAACGTTGCCACGCTACGAGGTGAGGAGTGGGAAAGATTCAACCCGTTCCCACGCATTAGGGCTAAGCTCGAAGAATGACTGCATCTCTGGAAAAATTCCACTGCAATCTATCTGCATAgacaaaaaaagcccccaaaccatATGGCCCGTCACTGTTTTAATCAAGATGCCCAGAACACGGAAGGCTTTGAAACCAGAACCCTCCGACGCCTGGCGAGAGGCAGAACTTCCCCTGCACAAACCTTTTGCCCGCAGCTCTCCCGATGCCAAGTACTACAACAACTTTCTCCCTTGCAGCAAAGATGCTTctaacaagacaaaacaaaaaaaatcatttttcccaCTATTTATtcagtatataaaaaaaaaacttacaaaaacAGAGCTGCATTTTATAAATGAGGTATAAATAATCTCCCCTATAGAAAAATGGCTATATTATATGTTACATATATTATACTTaagtattatatatacatatgcaaaaataattaGAATAAGTTAGATTTcagctttccattttttttttttccaagcaggcTTATTTATCAAATTTATATATATTCACATGACTGTCTGACCTATTTCGGCATGAGAGGAAATTTTTTCCATGTTGTGGTACCAGTTTTAGTCCACAAAAGCAAAATGTCAGCAGCTGATAAAAatcaagcttttttaaaaaaaacaaccctaagTCTTGTTTGTATTTTAAGGATTTGTTTCAACTTGTAGTATGTTCCTTCCTACTCACAAAAATAGAGAAATTACTCTGACAGTGATGCTTGACATGCTTCATTTAATAAGCAGAATACCAGTCTCATTAACGattgttttttcttctggagATTTTGTAATCTTGATTTaggcttataaaaataaaagtgactaAAAATAATATGCTAATATTGGTACAAATAACTTTGTCAGCAATGCTACTTTATTAAGACTGAGAGTTGTTAGCAAACCTCACAGAAGGATTACAATCCCATACTACAAGATGTCTAACCACTTCGTACCTGCTCAGGTATTTCCCTGCAGACTCAGAAGGCAAAAACGTTTCTATAACAGTTTTATTCAAGGAATTCCAGTACCTGGCTACACACTTGACAACCAGAAACGGGACCCAAGGACATTACTTCGTCTTTGGACCTCTTTCctctcacatacacacacgcaaCTATAACAGAGCATTGCTGCAATGTTAAAACGATTTATGGACAAGTTATCTGACAGCAGTGGCCCAAGTGTCATTCGTAGGGAGACTCGGAAGAACCCATCCTGGAGGGATGCAGCTTCCTTCGGGGTGATCAGCTGGCACCAAGTACTGATCCCATTCGTGCCTTTAACAGAAAGAGTGTTGTTTGAGAGGATAGCCGCTCCAATTCCACTTTGTAAATCAGATTTACTATATACCCACATACCTATCTTTTCATACCGATCAACATACAAATCCACTATGAACTGTATTGTAAAACACTTTTCCAAAACGCAAGTGTGGAAATTAAATACAGAGTCATATGAAATATATGGCGATACACAGAAGTGCACTCTGCCTCACAGTGTTGGGAACAACTTTATCAAGCTAGAAGCAGAGTATACTTagctgaaaaaacaggaaaagaaggcATCACACATAACTGTATTTGGAAGTTAAGGAACTAAAAGAACTGTAATTTTACAATCTCAACAGATGATAGTTGTCAGCTcagataataaaatattttgtttgtttttacctgaTCTGGATTAGAGCTGGTACAGAATGCTCAGCTTGTAAGTAGTATTCTCTGAAGGGTTGCAATAGATGCGTTAGAGGAAATTCATCTGTTAAAACACATACACAGAAATTGCTCAGTAATACAGACTTCCAATTCTAGTAAGCCTTAGAAGCCCAAAACATGCCAGCTAAAACTTAAAACTATTTTCCTATGTAATACATTAAGGATTATTTACATGTTTTGCACATCATTATCATCATTATCAGTACTGCTACAGAGAAGAGTAATAAAACTTTTCCTGCCTCCATCCTCTAAAAGAGGTGAAAACACAGATACTGAATCTTTACAGAGTACCCAGGTCACACTTCTCAGATCACCAGAATAAAGCATCTATTGGGTGTCTGAAGTCTATCTATTCTGTTTATTCCAAATTCAGCTTAATCTGCAATCTCTTCTTGCAAAGAATTATGAAACCAGCCTGAGGTAGTACTGATACACTGCAGTCTATACTAAATAGCTAACAGTTCTTTTTACATCACatttaataatttgttaaaaCCAGTTAAACTCTTTCGCTATGTTTTATCTTTTCCTCAGAACATAAGTTATTCCAGCAGATGACTTCTTTCTCCTCCAATTCATGTTTGCATTTTAACTTTAGCACCTAAGACGTGAAAAAAATAAACGCAGTTAACTCAACATGCAGAACTTACCTGGATCCCCAAACAATTTGGAATCAATTTCACGTTTTTGCTGCAgaagtttttccctttccttcttctgtttcttttccatttctctcttcctttcctcttcctgttcTCCCTCCAACATAACCCTCAATGCCCGTTCTTCAGCTTCATATAGCTCTGTACGATTTTTGAGTAACGTTCGGAGACTCTCCACTTGACTTTCAAATGCTTCATCTGCTGAGGGAGGTGGACAAACACCTAAACAGAGAGAGAATTAAGCCagaatttttaaattcagaaggaGCTTTCTTACCAGACCTAAGACCAGAGTTTGCAAAATCTCGAATGAACATAAGCTTAACCTTGCTAAGAACAATCTTGGTGTAAGATGTCATTTATCAAGAAAGGGCTCAGAAACCAAGGAACACAACCGCTGTATTCTCTTTGTTATTCAGATCTTTTACAGCTATCTTTGCATGATAATGTAATTAAAATCACTAATAAAGAAGCAATTGTTTTCAAGCTGCACCTTGCTACTCAGCGCACAGGTTAAAACATCCTGCACGCACACCACGTTATTTCCTGGGGGTTTGCATAAAGGGTTTGTCAACATCGCATAGTTTACCTTTCCTCCCAGCAGCCTCTTTTCTCAGTTTCCTAAGCTTTTCCAGAGCGCGTAGGATGTCTACCATTCTCTTTGTATCAGCTTGTTTCTTCCTCACTTCGGATAAGACGCTGTCAGCAGCAGCTTTGAGTTCCCGTTCCtgtgagggaaagaaaaacccaGACAGGACGCGTGAAGGAGCCCGTGAAGACCAGCATGAAATGGTATTTTCAGAAAGATCAGGGAAGCACAAGTGATTCTAAATAACCTCCTAGTAGCACAGCCACAGCAAAGAAGTCAATCATCATTTTGGCTTCTTACAAAAAAGGTAAGACACGATAGAGaaacttcagggaaaaagaaaaaaaaggaaacggAGCAGAGGAAAGCTGAGCAACACAAAACTCGGGGCCGAAGCGGCTGTGGAATTCACAAAGCCTTGTAGCCTTTAACTGCAGAAAGTCAGCAAAACGTGCAACGCACAGACACCGTCCCCGTTGCAGCGCTAAGTGAAGGGCATTAACGCGCCCAGGCCTGAGCGCAGGAGCTCTCCCAGCACCGCTACCCAGCGCCCCAGGCCGGCCCGCACAGAGGCCTCCAAAGCCCTTCGCACCAAGgcaaaaaacacccccaaatcaGGCTTTTTCCACTTCCAGGCGCGGGAGGAAAGGGCGCAAACGAGCAGCTCTGCGAGGGCGAGGCGGGCAGGCCGCGAGCCGCTCCGTGGTGCGGGGCAGGCGCGGACACCGTGACCGCTGCGCACAAACGAGAGCTCGGGAATGCCTAAAACGCCGCCGCATGGGCCGGAAGGCGACGGGACGGGGCCGAGCCGTGCACCGAGGCCGGGATGAGAACGGAACGGGGACGCGGGGCCGGCGGAGGCGCGAGGGCGGCACGTGCGGagccgccgaggcccgagccggagCGGGAAGCGGGCCAGGCCGTACCCGGTTCTTCTCCTCCACCTCCTGGATGCACTTGGCCCGCCAGCGGTCAATCGCGGCCTCCCGCTCGGCGGCGcgggccgcctcctcctcctcggccgccCGGGCCTCCTGCCGCCTCTGCCGCAGGCGCAGCCGCTTCCTCCTGGCGCGCTCGGCCTTCCTGCGCAGCGCCTCCGCCAAGCCCGGCTGCCgcagcggccgcgccgcctcccgcagctcccgccgcgccgcctccgcctcggcccgcgcccgcgcccaCCCCGCCGCGTCGCCCTGCGCCTCGCGCCGCCGCAGCGCGCGGCAGGCGCCGGCCACCCGCGCCACGGCCGCcagcgccgccaccgccacccgcccagcctccgcggggccggcggcggcggcgggcggcggcggcggggccgcggggcgccgccgcgccaGGAACTGCGCCAGCCACAGCTcgtcgcgccgccgccgcagcgccgcctccgccgcctcctcctccgccgccgccgctgccgccgccgcctcgcccggcgccgccgccggccacggGGCGAAGAGCGGCGCTGCCGGCCGCGCGGGCGGCCCCACCGCGCCCGCCGCCGGGtagaagccgccgccgccgccgccgcccggcgggaagggcggccccggccccgcgcccgcgccgggcccggccagcggcagcggcggcggcggcaggaacggcggaggcgccgccgccgccgcgaagggccccgggcgggcggcggcggcggggaagggcgcggcgggcggcggcgggaaggcGCGGTACGGCGGCGGCGGGAAGCGCCCGGCGAACGGCGGCGGCTGCGACAtgctgcccgcggccgccgcccgct is a window of Dromaius novaehollandiae isolate bDroNov1 chromosome 10, bDroNov1.hap1, whole genome shotgun sequence DNA encoding:
- the LOC112996307 gene encoding programmed cell death protein 7 isoform X3 gives rise to the protein MSQPPPFAGRFPPPPYRAFPPPPAAPFPAAAARPGPFAAAAAPPPFLPPPPLPLAGPGAGAGPGPPFPPGGGGGGGFYPAAGAVGPPARPAAPLFAPWPAAAPGEAAAAAAAAEEEAAEAALRRRRDELWLAQFLARRRPAAPPPPPAAAAGPAEAGRVAVAALAAVARVAGACRALRRREAQGDAAGWARARAEAEAARRELREAARPLRQPGLAEALRRKAERARRKRLRLRQRRQEARAAEEEEAARAAEREAAIDRWRAKCIQEVEEKNRERELKAAADSVLSEVRKKQADTKRMVDILRALEKLRKLRKEAAGRKGVCPPPSADEAFESQVESLRTLLKNRTELYEAEERALRVMLEGEQEEERKREMEKKQKKEREKLLQQKREIDSKLFGDPDEFPLTHLLQPFREYYLQAEHSVPALIQISQIPSGSDELPG
- the LOC112996307 gene encoding programmed cell death protein 7 isoform X1 encodes the protein MSQPPPFAGRFPPPPYRAFPPPPAAPFPAAAARPGPFAAAAAPPPFLPPPPLPLAGPGAGAGPGPPFPPGGGGGGGFYPAAGAVGPPARPAAPLFAPWPAAAPGEAAAAAAAAEEEAAEAALRRRRDELWLAQFLARRRPAAPPPPPAAAAGPAEAGRVAVAALAAVARVAGACRALRRREAQGDAAGWARARAEAEAARRELREAARPLRQPGLAEALRRKAERARRKRLRLRQRRQEARAAEEEEAARAAEREAAIDRWRAKCIQEVEEKNRERELKAAADSVLSEVRKKQADTKRMVDILRALEKLRKLRKEAAGRKGVCPPPSADEAFESQVESLRTLLKNRTELYEAEERALRVMLEGEQEEERKREMEKKQKKEREKLLQQKREIDSKLFGDPDEFPLTHLLQPFREYYLQAEHSVPALIQIRHEWDQYLVPADHPEGSCIPPGWVLPSLPTNDTWATAVR